In the genome of Capsicum annuum cultivar UCD-10X-F1 unplaced genomic scaffold, UCD10Xv1.1 ctg58500, whole genome shotgun sequence, the window ccgtggatgaacactacgcataccttagaaggaagattcttgatgattgacggaggaatttccttgaaatcggatcttcaagcttaattatgcaaacctagttgtttttctcttttagttctcttggataaTGAGCTTTGatatgaaaatagggttgtaatatgtttagaagctatatatttcatagggttatgtttagggacgtgtaaggagtgtttaaagacttaattacctttaaaataactcaaaacggagtgtttttgacacctggaattgacttaggcggcgcccaagtgatcgcctatgattgggttgggcggcgcctaactaatcgcctatgcttggttTGGGTGgtacctaaccaatcgcctatgcttactgtctctaacaaaaatgggcataacttttcactcgggtattggattaaggcgaaattgaatcgttggaaagctaattcaattctttataatttggtgggtccaaatcagccaaaataccatattaacatcgagttatactcgttcaaagatgacccttacaaaatcgaacactaaaacttgatggattcaaaaactcttagcttgtattaccttaagtgactcatataaacatgcttaatgcatcataagatatcctatcactaggatcttcattgtaagtcatgtactcaagtatgaatcacaagataggagatttcatacataggaatacttattcacttcctagcttagaaacatgcggggtattacaaagaaccttctttcttttgcatgaatagaatACGTGCGCCCCAAGGtgacacactgggccttataaaacctttgtctaaaagatctttgagttgctctttcaactccttaagctttacaggtgccatacggtagggaggaatagaaataggctgagtatcggaaagaaggtcaatcccaaattctatctctctatcgggaggtaccttGGAAAATCTTCCGAAAAAACATCagggaactcattaacaatgttggcTGACTGAATGGTTAGAGCCTCGAACCTaatgtccttaactcgaactagatgataaatgcaacctttgcaTATTAGCTTTCTGtttttaagataggatataaaatggctcttgggagatactgaactcccgtaacactcaaagactggctcatccgaatattgaaacttaaccacaagggtacgatagtctataaaCATATagcagaaatgaagccaatccatacctagaataaggtcaaaatccaccatgttcaactctatcaaatcagcaagtatgactctatgaagaacaataacgagacactttttatacacttatttagcaacaactaactcccccactggagtagaaactagaaaaggctcaggaatcttttcaggacTTATTTCAGAACTCACAGCTACAAgtagggtcatataagagaaacttgacccggggtccaacaacacataaacatcaaagtgaaagacgcagagcataccagtaacaacatcgggagaatcCTCCTGCTTCTGACAgaatggtaaggcatagaacctgttctggcgctgaccgccagcagtactggAAGAAGCGCCCTGAGAAGAAGTTGGACGGGCTAAAGGAGCTGgggcactattagcctgagtctgaaGTCGCACATCTTTGTTCCCCTGCCTGGCATGCGAATACTCTCTAAGTttgtggcccaactttccacaaccaaaataaccccTCTGTTCAGCCAAACTCTTGCGGGGATGGGTCCTACgatacttagcacatggaggataattaGTCCTGTTACACTGTTCTGGGACTTAGACATAGAAGGCTTGTTTCCTTGCTCTTGCCTATTTCTGGgcgcgggagcactagc includes:
- the LOC124893390 gene encoding uncharacterized protein LOC124893390, giving the protein MSKFVTGVSGLVLKVCRTAMLNKDMYLARLMIYAQQIEADKYRRTHPRKSLAEQRGYFGCGKLGHKLREYSHARQGNKDVRLQTQANSAPAPLARPTSSQGASSSTAGGQRQNRFYALPFCQKQEDSPDVVT